From the Cryptomeria japonica chromosome 2, Sugi_1.0, whole genome shotgun sequence genome, one window contains:
- the LOC131070759 gene encoding transcription factor MYB13: MGRAPCCEKIGLNRGPWTREEDLRLIQYIKAHGEGCWRTLPKAAGLLRCGKSCRLRWINYLRPDLKRGNITEEEDRTIIKLHALLGNRWSLIAGQLPGRTDNEIKNYWNTHLKKKLRNIGVDPQTHQPKTNGNTNSHICESSKSSADKSVSPLNLQKIDIAEVAAGKKPNIHDQRSSLFNFKDSLKKLSNGWNGFNADIVDSCCGTSSGTKDIISKVEQDNPFETSDSIKQSKSYNSSSIDDNASPESLTVWSDLCISPVEITDSSTPAQPEIADNDNNTMETSQKTVSRVPSYLQLCNNSPSTALSNMIDNELFWNSEMMIMQQPVKLELVEQEEPSLALSESVSSALWDL, from the exons ATGGGTAGAGCACCTTGCTGTGAGAAGATTGGACTGAACAGAGGTCCCTGGACAAGGGAAGAGGATCTCCGACTCATACAATATATCAAAGCCCATGGAGAAGGCTGTTGGAGGACTCTTCCAAAAGCTGCAG GTCTTTTGAGGTGTGGCAAGAGTTGCAGGCTAAGATGGATCAATTATCTGCGCCCTGATCTCAAGCGAGGCAATATCACAGAAGAGGAAGACCGCACAATCATCAAGCTGCATGCCCTTCTGGGCAACAG GTGGTCATTGATTGCAGGGCAACTTCCTGGTCGAACTGATAATGAAATAAAGAATTACTGGAACACCCACTTGAAGAAAAAGCTTCGAAACATTGGTGTAGATCCTCAGACTCACCAACCCAAAACCAATGGTAACACTAATTCCCACATTTGTGAGAGTTCAAAATCTTCTGCAGATAAATCAGTAAGCCCATTGAATCTCCAGAAGATCGATATAGCAGAAGTGGCAGCAGGTAAAAAGCCCAACATTCATGATCAGAGatcaagtttgttcaatttcaaagACTCTCTGAAAAAACTCTCAAATGGGTGGAACGGATTCAATGCAGACATTGTAGATTCTTGCTGTGGCACTAGCTCTGGCACAAAAGACATTATATCTAAAGTAGAGCAGGATAATCCTTTTGAAACATCTGATTCCATTAAACAGTCTAAAAGTTACAATTCCTCAAGTATAGATGATAATGCTTCTCCTGAATCACTTACTGTGTGGTCTGATTTGTGTATTTCACCAGTAGAAATCACCGATTCATCCACACCTGCCCAACCAGAGATAGCTGATAATGATAATAATACTATGGAAACTTCACAAAAAACAGTGAGCAGAGTGCCATCATATCTTCAACTCTGTAACAACAGTCCTTCTACTGCACTGTCAAATATGATAGACAATGAACTGTTCTGGAACTCAGAGATGATGATCATGCAACAACCTGTGAAATTAGAACTGGTTGAGCAAGAAGAGCCTTCTTTGGCTCTCAGTGAATCAGTTTCATCAGCTCTCTGGGACCTCTAA